One part of the Ursus arctos isolate Adak ecotype North America unplaced genomic scaffold, UrsArc2.0 scaffold_14, whole genome shotgun sequence genome encodes these proteins:
- the PNPLA6 gene encoding patatin-like phospholipase domain-containing protein 6 isoform X4: MGPSRHAPIVTSSGAADLTEWDGDGGVPAFGEGSAGRVCDAQPVPFIPQVLGVMIGAGVAVLVTAVLILLLVRRLRVPKTPAPDGPRYRFRKRDKVLFYGRKIMRKVSQSTSSLVDASVCTTSRPRMKKKLKMLNIAKKILRIQKEAPTLQRKEPPPAVLEADLTEGDLANSHLPSEVLYMLKNVRVLGHFEKPLFLELCRHMVFQRLSQGDYVFRPGQPDASIYVVQDGLLELCLPGPDGKECVVKEVVPGDSVNSLLSILDVITGHQHPQRTVSARAARDSTVLRLPVEAFSTVFTKYPESLVRVVQIIMVRLQRVTFLALHNYLGLTNELFSHEIQPLRLFPSPGLPARTSPVRGSKRVVSTSATEEPRETPGRPPDPTGAPLPGPAGDPVKPTSLEAPSAPLLSRCISMPVDISGLQGGPRSDFDMAYERGRISMSLQEEASGGPQAAPARTPTQEPREQPAGACEHSYCEDELATGGCPFGPYQGRQTSSIFEAAKRELAKLMRIEDPSLLNSRVLLHHAKAGTIIARQGDQDVSLHFVLWGCLHVYQRMIDKAEDVCLFVAQPGELVGQLAVLTGEPLIFTLRAQRDCTFLRISKSDFYEIMRAQPSVVLSAAHTVAARMSPFVRQMDFAIDWTAVEAGRALYRQGDRSDCTYIVLNGRLRSVIQRGTGKKELVGEYGRGDLIGVVEALTRQPRATTVHAVRDTELAKLPEGTLGHIKRRYPQVVTRLIHLLSQKILGNLQQLQGPFPGSGLGVPPHSELTNPASNLATVAVLPVCAEVPMVAFTLELQHALQAIGPTLLLNSDIIRARLGASALDSIQEFRLSGWLAQQEDAHRIVLYQTDASLTPWTVRCLRQADCILIVGLGDQEPTLGQLEQMLENTAVRALKQLVLLHREEGPGPARTVEWLNMRSWCSGHLHLRCPRRLFSRRSPAKLHELYEKVFSRRADRHSDFSRLARVLTGNTIALVLGGGGARGCSHIGVLKALEEAGVPVDLVGGTSIGSFIGALYAEERSASRTKQRAREWAKSMTSVMEPVLDLTYPVTSMFTGSAFNRSIHRVFQDKQIEDLWLPYFNVTTDITASAMRVHKDGCVWRYVRASASYCPYLPPLCDPKDGHLLVDGCYVNNVPADIARSMGAKTVIAIDVGSQDETDLSTYGDSLSGWWLLWKRLNPWADKIKVPDMAEIQSRLAYVSCVRQLEVVKSSSYCEYLRPPIDCFKTMDFGKFDQIYDVGYQYGKAVFGGWSRGDIIEKMLTDRRSADLNESRRADVLAFPSSGFTDLAEIVSRIEPPTSYVSDGCADGEESDCLTEYEEDAGPDCSRDEGGSPEGASPSTASEMPLATSFLVSVSMKSTFCPQIPHVSDPLQCLSFFV, translated from the exons ATGGGGCCGTCGAGGCACGCGCCGATTGTGACCTCCTCGGGGGCGGCGGACTTGACAGAATGGGATGGGGACGGGGGCGTCCCGGCCTTCGGGGAGGGCTCGGCAGGCCGGGTATGCGATGCGCAGCCAGTGCCCTTCATCCCGCAGGTGCTGGGCGTGATGATTGGGGCCGGAGTCGCGGTGCTGGTCACGGCCGTGCTCATCCTCCTGCTGGTGCGGAGGCTGCGAGTGCCGA AAACGCCAGCACCGGATGGCCCCCGGTATCGATTCCGGAAGAGGGACAAAGTGCTCTTCTATGGGCGGAAGATTATGCGGAAG GTATCACAATCCACTTCCTCGCTGGTGGATGCCTCCGTCTGCACCACTTCCCGGCCACGCatgaaaaagaaacttaagaTGCTCAACATTGCCAAGAA GATCCTTCGTATCCAGAAAGAGGCACCCACGCTTCAGCGGAAGGAGCCCCCGCCTGCGGTGCTCGAGGCTGACTTGACGGAGGGCGACCTGGCTAACTCCCACCTGCCCTCCGAGGTGCTCTACATGCTCAAGAATGTCCG GGTGCTGGGCCACTTCGAGAAGCCGCTCTTCCTGGAGCTCTGCCGACATATGGTCTTCCAGCGGCTCAGCCAGGGGGACTACGTCTTCCGGCCAGGCCAGCCGGATGCCAGTATCTACGTGGTACAGGATGGGCTGCTGGAGCTCTGTCTGCCGGGGCCG GATGGGAAGGAGTGTGTGGTGAAGGAAGTGGTCCCTGGGGACAGCGTCAACAGCCTTCTGAGCATCCTGGATGTCATCACC GGCCACCAGCACCCCCAGCGGACTGTGTCTGCCCGGGCGGCCCGAGACTCCACAGTGCTGCGGCTGCCGGTGGAGGCCTTCTCTACCGTCTTCACCAAGTACCCTGAGAGCTTGGTGCGGGTGGTGCAG ATCATCATGGTGAGGCTGCAGCGGGTCACCTTTCTGGCACTTCACAACTACCTGGGTCTGACCAATGAGCTGTTTAGCCAT GAGATCCAGCCCCTGCgcctcttccccagccctggcctcccagCCCGCACCAGCCCCGTGCGTGGCTCCAAGAGGGTGGTCAGCACCTCAGCTACTGAGGAGCCTAGGGAGACTCCTGGCCGGCCGCCTGACCCCACTGGGGCCCCACTGCCTGGACCGGCAG GGGACCCAGTGAAGCCCACATCCCTggaggctccctctgcccccctgctgAGTCGCTGCATCTCCATGCCCGTGGACATTTCAG GCTTACAGGGTGGCCCCCGCTCAGACTTCGACATGGCATATGAGCGTGGTCGGATCTCCATGTCCCTGCAGGAAGAGGCTTCAGGGGGGCCCCAGGCAGCTCCCGCTCGG ACCCCCACTCAGGAGCCCCGGGAACAGCCAGCAGGCGCCTGTGAGCACAGCTACTGCGAGGACGAGCTGGCCACCGGTGGTTGCCCCTTCGGCCCCTACCAGGGACGCCAGACAAGCAGCATCTTTGAGGCAGCGAAGCGGGAGCTGGCAAAACTGATGCGGATTGAG GACCCCTCCCTCCTGAACAGCCGGGTTTTGCTCCATCATGCCAAAGCTGGCACCATCATCGCCCGCCAGGGGGACCAG GATGTGAGCCTGCACTTTGTGCTGTGGGGCTGCCTGCATGTCTACCAGCGCATGATTGACAAGGCAGAGGATGTGTGCCTGTTCGTGGCACAGCCTGGGGAGCTGGTGGGGCAGCTGGCAGTGCTCACGGGCGAGCCCCTCATCTTCACACTGAGAGCCCAGCGTGACTGCACCTTCCTGAGGATCTCTAAGTCCGACTTCTATGA GATCATGCGTGCACAGCCCAGTGTGGTGCTGAGTGCCGCGCACACTGTGGCTGCGAGGATGTCGCCCTTTGTGCGCCAGATGGACTTTGCCATCGACTGGACGGCGGTGGAGGCAGGACGCGCTTTGTACAG gcagggCGACCGCTCCGACTGCACCTACATTGTGCTCAATGGGCGGCTGCGCAGCGTCATCCAGCGGGGCACCGGCAAGAAGGAGCTGGTGGGCGAGTATGGCCGCGGGGACCTCATTGGCGTG GTGGAGGCGCTGACACGGCAGCCTCGTGCCACGACGGTGCACGCTGTGCGGGACACGGAGCTGGCCAAACTTCCGGAGGGCACCCTGGGCCACATCAAACGTCGATACCCTCAG GTCGTAACTCGCCTCATCCACCTGCTAAGCCAGAAGATTTTAGGGAATTTGCAGCAGCTGCAAGGACCCTTCCCAG GCTCGGGACTAGGCGTCCCCCCTCACTCGGAGCTTACCAACCCGGCCAGCAACCTGGCAACGGTGGCCGTCCTGCCAGTGTGTGCTGAGGTGCCCATGGTGGCCTTCACTCTGGAGCTGCAGCATGCTCTGCAAGCCATCG GTCCCACGCTCCTCCTCAACAGCGACATCATCCGGGCCCGCCTAGGGGCTTCTGCTCTCGACAG CATCCAAGAGTTCCGGCTGTCAGGGTGGCTGGCCCAGCAGGAGGATGCGCACCGCATCGTACTCTACCAGACTGACGCATCGCTGACACCCTGGACCGTCCGCTGCCTGCGCCAGGCCGACTGCATCCTCATCGTGGGCCTGGGCGACCAGGAGCCCACGCTCGGCCAG CTGGAGCAGATGCTGGAGAACACAGCGGTGCGTGCCCTCAAGCAGCTGGTGCTGCTGCACCGGGAGGAGGGCCCCGGCCCCGCGCGCACGGTGGAGTGGCTCAACATGCGCAGCTGGTGCTCGGGGCACCTGCACCTGCGCTGTCCGCGCCGCCTCTTCTCTCGCCGCAGCCCTGCCAAGCTG CACGAGCTCTACGAGAAGGTTTTCTCGAGGCGCGCGGACCGGCACAGCGACTTCTCCCGCCTGGCGCGGGTTCTCACCGGCAACACCATTGCCCTCGtgctgggcgggggcggggccag GGGCTGCTCACACATCGGCGTGCTGAAGGCGTTGGAGGAGGCAGGAGTCCCTGTCGACCTGGTGGGCGGCACCTCCATCGGCTCCTTCATCGGGGCCCTGTACGCGGAGGAGCGAAGCGCCAGTCGCACGAAGCAGCGGGCCCGGGAGTGGGCTAAG AGCATGACGTCGGTGATGGAGCCGGTGCTGGACCTCACGTACCCCGTCACGTCCATGTTCACCGGGTCGGCCTTCAATCGCAGCATCCACCGGGTCTTCCAGGACAAGCAGATTGAG GACCTGTGGCTGCCATACTTCAACGTGACCACGGACATCACTGCCTCGGCCATGCGTGTCCACAAAGATG GCTGCGTGTGGCGTTACGTCCGGGCCAGTGCCTCCTACTGCCCCTACCTGCCCCCGCTCTGCGACCCCAAGGACGGGCACCTGCTGGTGGACGGGTGCTATGTCAACAACGTGCCAG CGGACATCGCCCGCAGTATGGGTGCCAAGACGGTCATTGCCATCGATGTGGGAAGCCAGGATGAGACAGACCTCAGCACCTACGGAGACAGCCTGTCTGGCTGGTGGCTGCTGTGGAAGCGGCTAAACCCCTGGGCAGACAAGATCAAGGTTCCAGACATGGCCGAGATCCAGTCTCGCCTGGCCTACGTGTCCTGCGTGCGGCAGCTGGAGGTTGTTAAGTCCAGCTCCTACTGCGAGTACCTGCGCCCGCCCATCGACTGCTTCAAGACCATGGACTTCGGGAAGTTCGACCAGATCTAT GATGTGGGCTACCAATACGGGAAGGCTGTGTTTGGTGGCTGGAGTCGGGGCGACATCATTGAAAAGATGCTCACGGACCGGCGATCTGCCGACCTTAACGAGAGCCGCCGCGCAGAC GTGTTGgccttccccagctctggctTCACTGACTTGGCGGAGATCGTGTCGCGGATTGAACCCCCTACGAGCTACGTTTCTGACGGCTGTGCTGATG GGGAGGAGTCGGACTGCCTGACGGAGTATGAGGAGGACGCAGGCCCTGACTGCTCACGGGACGAGGGGGGCTCTCCTGAGGGCGCGAGTCCCAGCACTGCCTCTGAGATG cccctggcaaccagtttcctagtctctgtttctatgaagtCAACTTTTTGCCcccagattccacatgtaagtgatccCCTACagtgtttatctttctttgtctga
- the PNPLA6 gene encoding patatin-like phospholipase domain-containing protein 6 isoform X13 produces MEAPLQTGMVLGVMIGAGVAVLVTAVLILLLVRRLRVPKTPAPDGPRYRFRKRDKVLFYGRKIMRKVSQSTSSLVDASVCTTSRPRMKKKLKMLNIAKKILRIQKEAPTLQRKEPPPAVLEADLTEGDLANSHLPSEVLYMLKNVRVLGHFEKPLFLELCRHMVFQRLSQGDYVFRPGQPDASIYVVQDGLLELCLPGPDGKECVVKEVVPGDSVNSLLSILDVITGHQHPQRTVSARAARDSTVLRLPVEAFSTVFTKYPESLVRVVQIIMVRLQRVTFLALHNYLGLTNELFSHEIQPLRLFPSPGLPARTSPVRGSKRVVSTSATEEPRETPGRPPDPTGAPLPGPAGDPVKPTSLEAPSAPLLSRCISMPVDISGLQGGPRSDFDMAYERGRISMSLQEEASGGPQAAPARTPTQEPREQPAGACEHSYCEDELATGGCPFGPYQGRQTSSIFEAAKRELAKLMRIEDPSLLNSRVLLHHAKAGTIIARQGDQDVSLHFVLWGCLHVYQRMIDKAEDVCLFVAQPGELVGQLAVLTGEPLIFTLRAQRDCTFLRISKSDFYEIMRAQPSVVLSAAHTVAARMSPFVRQMDFAIDWTAVEAGRALYRQGDRSDCTYIVLNGRLRSVIQRGTGKKELVGEYGRGDLIGVVEALTRQPRATTVHAVRDTELAKLPEGTLGHIKRRYPQVVTRLIHLLSQKILGNLQQLQGPFPAGSGLGVPPHSELTNPASNLATVAVLPVCAEVPMVAFTLELQHALQAIGPTLLLNSDIIRARLGASALDSIQEFRLSGWLAQQEDAHRIVLYQTDASLTPWTVRCLRQADCILIVGLGDQEPTLGQLEQMLENTAVRALKQLVLLHREEGPGPARTVEWLNMRSWCSGHLHLRCPRRLFSRRSPAKLHELYEKVFSRRADRHSDFSRLARVLTGNTIALVLGGGGARGCSHIGVLKALEEAGVPVDLVGGTSIGSFIGALYAEERSASRTKQRAREWAKSMTSVMEPVLDLTYPVTSMFTGSAFNRSIHRVFQDKQIEDLWLPYFNVTTDITASAMRVHKDGSLWRYVRASMTLSGYLPPLCDPKDGHLLMDGGYINNLPADIARSMGAKTVIAIDVGSQDETDLSTYGDSLSGWWLLWKRLNPWADKIKVPDMAEIQSRLAYVSCVRQLEVVKSSSYCEYLRPPIDCFKTMDFGKFDQIYDVGYQYGKAVFGGWSRGDIIEKMLTDRRSADLNESRRADVLAFPSSGFTDLAEIVSRIEPPTSYVSDGCADGEESDCLTEYEEDAGPDCSRDEGGSPEGASPSTASEMPLATSFLVSVSMKSTFCPQIPHVSDPLQCLSFFV; encoded by the exons ATGGAGGCTCCGTTGCAAACCGGAATG GTGCTGGGCGTGATGATTGGGGCCGGAGTCGCGGTGCTGGTCACGGCCGTGCTCATCCTCCTGCTGGTGCGGAGGCTGCGAGTGCCGA AAACGCCAGCACCGGATGGCCCCCGGTATCGATTCCGGAAGAGGGACAAAGTGCTCTTCTATGGGCGGAAGATTATGCGGAAG GTATCACAATCCACTTCCTCGCTGGTGGATGCCTCCGTCTGCACCACTTCCCGGCCACGCatgaaaaagaaacttaagaTGCTCAACATTGCCAAGAA GATCCTTCGTATCCAGAAAGAGGCACCCACGCTTCAGCGGAAGGAGCCCCCGCCTGCGGTGCTCGAGGCTGACTTGACGGAGGGCGACCTGGCTAACTCCCACCTGCCCTCCGAGGTGCTCTACATGCTCAAGAATGTCCG GGTGCTGGGCCACTTCGAGAAGCCGCTCTTCCTGGAGCTCTGCCGACATATGGTCTTCCAGCGGCTCAGCCAGGGGGACTACGTCTTCCGGCCAGGCCAGCCGGATGCCAGTATCTACGTGGTACAGGATGGGCTGCTGGAGCTCTGTCTGCCGGGGCCG GATGGGAAGGAGTGTGTGGTGAAGGAAGTGGTCCCTGGGGACAGCGTCAACAGCCTTCTGAGCATCCTGGATGTCATCACC GGCCACCAGCACCCCCAGCGGACTGTGTCTGCCCGGGCGGCCCGAGACTCCACAGTGCTGCGGCTGCCGGTGGAGGCCTTCTCTACCGTCTTCACCAAGTACCCTGAGAGCTTGGTGCGGGTGGTGCAG ATCATCATGGTGAGGCTGCAGCGGGTCACCTTTCTGGCACTTCACAACTACCTGGGTCTGACCAATGAGCTGTTTAGCCAT GAGATCCAGCCCCTGCgcctcttccccagccctggcctcccagCCCGCACCAGCCCCGTGCGTGGCTCCAAGAGGGTGGTCAGCACCTCAGCTACTGAGGAGCCTAGGGAGACTCCTGGCCGGCCGCCTGACCCCACTGGGGCCCCACTGCCTGGACCGGCAG GGGACCCAGTGAAGCCCACATCCCTggaggctccctctgcccccctgctgAGTCGCTGCATCTCCATGCCCGTGGACATTTCAG GCTTACAGGGTGGCCCCCGCTCAGACTTCGACATGGCATATGAGCGTGGTCGGATCTCCATGTCCCTGCAGGAAGAGGCTTCAGGGGGGCCCCAGGCAGCTCCCGCTCGG ACCCCCACTCAGGAGCCCCGGGAACAGCCAGCAGGCGCCTGTGAGCACAGCTACTGCGAGGACGAGCTGGCCACCGGTGGTTGCCCCTTCGGCCCCTACCAGGGACGCCAGACAAGCAGCATCTTTGAGGCAGCGAAGCGGGAGCTGGCAAAACTGATGCGGATTGAG GACCCCTCCCTCCTGAACAGCCGGGTTTTGCTCCATCATGCCAAAGCTGGCACCATCATCGCCCGCCAGGGGGACCAG GATGTGAGCCTGCACTTTGTGCTGTGGGGCTGCCTGCATGTCTACCAGCGCATGATTGACAAGGCAGAGGATGTGTGCCTGTTCGTGGCACAGCCTGGGGAGCTGGTGGGGCAGCTGGCAGTGCTCACGGGCGAGCCCCTCATCTTCACACTGAGAGCCCAGCGTGACTGCACCTTCCTGAGGATCTCTAAGTCCGACTTCTATGA GATCATGCGTGCACAGCCCAGTGTGGTGCTGAGTGCCGCGCACACTGTGGCTGCGAGGATGTCGCCCTTTGTGCGCCAGATGGACTTTGCCATCGACTGGACGGCGGTGGAGGCAGGACGCGCTTTGTACAG gcagggCGACCGCTCCGACTGCACCTACATTGTGCTCAATGGGCGGCTGCGCAGCGTCATCCAGCGGGGCACCGGCAAGAAGGAGCTGGTGGGCGAGTATGGCCGCGGGGACCTCATTGGCGTG GTGGAGGCGCTGACACGGCAGCCTCGTGCCACGACGGTGCACGCTGTGCGGGACACGGAGCTGGCCAAACTTCCGGAGGGCACCCTGGGCCACATCAAACGTCGATACCCTCAG GTCGTAACTCGCCTCATCCACCTGCTAAGCCAGAAGATTTTAGGGAATTTGCAGCAGCTGCAAGGACCCTTCCCAG CAGGCTCGGGACTAGGCGTCCCCCCTCACTCGGAGCTTACCAACCCGGCCAGCAACCTGGCAACGGTGGCCGTCCTGCCAGTGTGTGCTGAGGTGCCCATGGTGGCCTTCACTCTGGAGCTGCAGCATGCTCTGCAAGCCATCG GTCCCACGCTCCTCCTCAACAGCGACATCATCCGGGCCCGCCTAGGGGCTTCTGCTCTCGACAG CATCCAAGAGTTCCGGCTGTCAGGGTGGCTGGCCCAGCAGGAGGATGCGCACCGCATCGTACTCTACCAGACTGACGCATCGCTGACACCCTGGACCGTCCGCTGCCTGCGCCAGGCCGACTGCATCCTCATCGTGGGCCTGGGCGACCAGGAGCCCACGCTCGGCCAG CTGGAGCAGATGCTGGAGAACACAGCGGTGCGTGCCCTCAAGCAGCTGGTGCTGCTGCACCGGGAGGAGGGCCCCGGCCCCGCGCGCACGGTGGAGTGGCTCAACATGCGCAGCTGGTGCTCGGGGCACCTGCACCTGCGCTGTCCGCGCCGCCTCTTCTCTCGCCGCAGCCCTGCCAAGCTG CACGAGCTCTACGAGAAGGTTTTCTCGAGGCGCGCGGACCGGCACAGCGACTTCTCCCGCCTGGCGCGGGTTCTCACCGGCAACACCATTGCCCTCGtgctgggcgggggcggggccag GGGCTGCTCACACATCGGCGTGCTGAAGGCGTTGGAGGAGGCAGGAGTCCCTGTCGACCTGGTGGGCGGCACCTCCATCGGCTCCTTCATCGGGGCCCTGTACGCGGAGGAGCGAAGCGCCAGTCGCACGAAGCAGCGGGCCCGGGAGTGGGCTAAG AGCATGACGTCGGTGATGGAGCCGGTGCTGGACCTCACGTACCCCGTCACGTCCATGTTCACCGGGTCGGCCTTCAATCGCAGCATCCACCGGGTCTTCCAGGACAAGCAGATTGAG GACCTGTGGCTGCCATACTTCAACGTGACCACGGACATCACTGCCTCGGCCATGCGTGTCCACAAAGATG GCTCCCTGTGGCGGTACGTCCGCGCCAGCATGACGCTCTCGGGCTACCTGCCGCCGCTCTGCGACCCGAAGGATGGGCACCTCCTCATGGACGGCGGCTACATCAACAACCTCCCAG CGGACATCGCCCGCAGTATGGGTGCCAAGACGGTCATTGCCATCGATGTGGGAAGCCAGGATGAGACAGACCTCAGCACCTACGGAGACAGCCTGTCTGGCTGGTGGCTGCTGTGGAAGCGGCTAAACCCCTGGGCAGACAAGATCAAGGTTCCAGACATGGCCGAGATCCAGTCTCGCCTGGCCTACGTGTCCTGCGTGCGGCAGCTGGAGGTTGTTAAGTCCAGCTCCTACTGCGAGTACCTGCGCCCGCCCATCGACTGCTTCAAGACCATGGACTTCGGGAAGTTCGACCAGATCTAT GATGTGGGCTACCAATACGGGAAGGCTGTGTTTGGTGGCTGGAGTCGGGGCGACATCATTGAAAAGATGCTCACGGACCGGCGATCTGCCGACCTTAACGAGAGCCGCCGCGCAGAC GTGTTGgccttccccagctctggctTCACTGACTTGGCGGAGATCGTGTCGCGGATTGAACCCCCTACGAGCTACGTTTCTGACGGCTGTGCTGATG GGGAGGAGTCGGACTGCCTGACGGAGTATGAGGAGGACGCAGGCCCTGACTGCTCACGGGACGAGGGGGGCTCTCCTGAGGGCGCGAGTCCCAGCACTGCCTCTGAGATG cccctggcaaccagtttcctagtctctgtttctatgaagtCAACTTTTTGCCcccagattccacatgtaagtgatccCCTACagtgtttatctttctttgtctga